In Sedimenticola thiotaurini, the following proteins share a genomic window:
- the cfa gene encoding cyclopropane fatty acyl phospholipid synthase: MVSAEDLISGEPSNQSSGNGREAGRSVEPPKVLRDLAAEADVHFNGDRPWDIQVFHPSVYRRILLQGSLGFGESFMDGLWTSRRLDETIYRLLSSDLDQRINRRIRLRWMGALLRNLLFNRQSRKRAFQVGEQHYDIGNDIYTAMLDSTMSYSCGYWPRADSLEQAQRAKLDLICRKLNLRPGLRLLDIGCGWGGLARHAAEHYGVTVDGITVSREQLTLARQRCDGLPVNLQLMDYRDLDGRYDRVVSVGMFEHVGPKNYATFFQTVDRVLDDQGIFLLHTIGEQNDTIATDPWIDKYIFPNGKIPSPQRLIAAFQPGFVLEDWHNFGGDYDRTLMAWWKRFDAAWPSLQGRYDQRFYRMWKYYLHSCAGYFRSRQGQLWQLVLTKRKRPPTYRSLR, from the coding sequence ATGGTTAGTGCAGAAGATCTGATATCTGGTGAGCCGTCGAATCAATCGTCCGGGAACGGTCGGGAAGCCGGGCGATCTGTTGAACCACCGAAGGTGCTGCGGGATCTGGCCGCCGAGGCGGATGTGCATTTCAATGGTGACCGGCCCTGGGATATCCAGGTGTTCCATCCATCGGTCTACCGGCGCATCCTGCTGCAGGGGTCGCTCGGATTCGGAGAGTCCTTTATGGATGGGCTTTGGACCTCCCGGCGACTCGATGAAACCATCTACCGATTGTTGTCCAGTGATCTGGATCAACGCATCAATCGACGTATCCGGTTGCGCTGGATGGGGGCGTTGCTGCGCAATCTGCTGTTTAATCGCCAGTCACGCAAGCGGGCCTTCCAGGTGGGTGAGCAGCACTATGATATCGGCAACGATATCTATACCGCGATGCTGGATTCCACCATGAGCTACAGCTGTGGCTACTGGCCCCGGGCAGACAGTCTGGAGCAGGCGCAACGGGCCAAGCTGGATCTGATCTGCCGGAAACTGAATCTCCGTCCCGGCCTGCGGCTGCTGGATATCGGTTGTGGTTGGGGTGGTCTGGCCCGGCATGCGGCCGAACATTACGGTGTCACCGTTGACGGTATCACCGTCTCCCGGGAGCAGCTGACCCTGGCCCGGCAGCGATGCGATGGATTGCCGGTCAATCTTCAGTTGATGGACTACCGGGATCTCGACGGCCGTTACGATCGGGTGGTCTCGGTGGGCATGTTCGAGCATGTCGGTCCTAAGAATTACGCGACCTTTTTCCAGACCGTTGACCGGGTGCTTGATGATCAGGGTATCTTCCTGCTGCATACCATCGGTGAGCAGAATGACACCATTGCCACCGATCCCTGGATAGACAAATATATATTTCCCAATGGCAAGATCCCCTCACCGCAACGCCTGATAGCGGCCTTTCAGCCCGGTTTCGTACTGGAGGATTGGCACAATTTCGGTGGGGACTACGATCGCACCCTGATGGCCTGGTGGAAACGTTTCGATGCGGCCTGGCCCTCGTTACAGGGGCGCTATGACCAGCGTTTCTACCGTATGTGGAAATACTATCTGCACAGTTGCGCCGGCTATTTCCGCTCCCGCCAGGGGCAGTTGTGGCAACTGGTACTGACCAAACGGAAGCGCCCCCCCACCTACCGATCCCTGCGCTAG
- a CDS encoding NTP/NDP exchange transporter — MPRPKFPVHQLLLRSVQVARDEVTALLWSFSYFFALLCSYYIIRPMRDEMGVLGGVENLQWLFTGTLLAMTAAIPLFGWVSSRFPRRRFLPYVYGFFILALLLFYLLMDQQRASPTVARAFFIWASVFNLFVVSVFWSFMTDIWADHQARRLFGFIAAGGTLGALAGPALTTLLVQPLGARNLLLVSALLLVWAIFCIARLSRWSGNRPTDHPVPDADQLLGGGIWDGIRLVIRSPYLLGICLLMLLFTTLATFLYLMQAQIVRDAFSDSAQRTAVFAAIDLTVNGLTLLLQLFLTSRLIKWFGLATVLAIIPLLLSIGFTVLSMAPVLMVLLVVQVIRRAGNYAIMRPAREMLYVVLTREEKYKAKNLIDTLIYRSGDAVSAWIYAGMRSLGMGLGGIALIAVPLALIWAGIAFSLGRQQVKLAETRHSEEV, encoded by the coding sequence ATGCCCCGTCCCAAGTTCCCCGTGCACCAACTGTTACTCCGGTCGGTACAGGTTGCGCGGGATGAAGTGACCGCACTGCTCTGGTCATTCAGTTACTTCTTCGCCCTGCTCTGCAGCTACTACATCATCCGCCCCATGCGGGACGAGATGGGCGTGCTGGGTGGCGTGGAGAATCTGCAGTGGCTGTTTACCGGCACCCTGCTGGCCATGACAGCGGCGATCCCGCTGTTTGGCTGGGTCAGCTCCCGTTTTCCCCGGCGCCGCTTTCTGCCTTATGTGTACGGCTTTTTTATCCTGGCACTGCTGCTGTTTTACCTGTTAATGGATCAGCAGCGCGCCTCGCCGACCGTGGCGAGAGCCTTTTTTATCTGGGCCAGTGTGTTCAATCTGTTCGTGGTATCGGTGTTCTGGAGCTTCATGACCGATATCTGGGCCGATCATCAGGCGCGGCGCCTGTTCGGTTTCATCGCCGCCGGCGGCACCCTGGGGGCCCTGGCCGGCCCGGCCCTGACCACCCTGCTGGTACAACCACTGGGGGCAAGAAACCTGCTGTTGGTTTCGGCACTACTGCTGGTTTGGGCCATTTTCTGTATCGCCCGGCTGTCGCGCTGGTCGGGGAACCGGCCGACCGATCACCCGGTACCGGATGCGGACCAGTTGCTGGGCGGCGGTATCTGGGACGGTATCCGGCTGGTGATACGCTCACCCTATCTGCTGGGCATCTGCCTGTTAATGCTGCTGTTCACCACCCTGGCCACCTTCCTTTACCTGATGCAGGCGCAGATTGTACGGGACGCATTTTCCGATTCTGCACAGCGCACCGCGGTATTCGCCGCCATCGACCTGACCGTCAATGGCCTGACCCTGCTGCTGCAACTGTTCCTGACCAGTCGGCTGATCAAATGGTTCGGACTGGCCACCGTACTGGCCATTATCCCCCTGCTGCTCAGCATCGGTTTCACCGTGCTCAGCATGGCGCCGGTACTGATGGTACTGCTGGTGGTGCAGGTGATCCGACGGGCCGGGAACTACGCCATCATGCGCCCGGCCCGGGAGATGCTATATGTAGTGTTGACCAGAGAGGAGAAGTACAAGGCGAAGAATCTGATCGATACCCTGATTTATCGCAGTGGCGATGCGGTCAGCGCCTGGATCTACGCCGGCATGCGCAGCCTGGGCATGGGCCTTGGCGGCATCGCCCTGATCGCCGTACCACTGGCCCTGATCTGGGCCGGAATCGCATTTTCCCTGGGACGCCAGCAGGTGAAGCTGGCGGAGACCCGCCATTCTGAAGAGGTGTAA
- a CDS encoding EAL and GGDEF domain-containing protein translates to MTGAAKSDNPQSVSATLLRSLIETLPDLVWLKDPDGAYLVCNRRVQRLYGVPEAEIIGKTDFDLVSREQAEFFCRQDRLAMESETPLVYDEWVTYADDGRQELLETIKTPMYDSDGSLIGVLGIGRDVTDRQRTETELREFKERLTEVQRLSSSGNWEMDLVADKLWWSDEVYRIFEVDPSEFVPSFETFMSLVHPEDREAVATAYQASLKRRESYDQVHRVLLANGRIKFIREHCNTVVAEDGTPLRSLGMIQDITNQVEAQQALALSEQRHQTMLDNAPAVVYLKDLDGRYLMVNKRYERLLNVDQQDVIGRQDTELFPIEQALVLQANDKQVRESGAALQVEEQVHQDDGIHTYLSIKFPVRDVQGEIYAVCGISTDITENKQAEERLRQSAAVFENISEGMLITDLDARILDVNKSFCDISGYSREEVLGANPRMWRSDRHDTDFYRAMWHSIIHEGHWRGEIWNRRKNGNVYPAQLIINAISDDQNNATHYVALFSDITHLKQSEEQLERLAHHDPLTELPNRLLFHARLSHALDQCTRSSRQLSLLFIDLDRFKDINDSFGHVVGDELLRQVAKRLTESLRREDTVARIGGDEFIVLLENCGQPSQVAAAAEKILTSFEAPFKLLGREAFISPSIGISVYPRDGRDCGSLMRNADTAMYRAKEAGRNSYAFYTEEMTAQALQRVLLENNLRKAVEQDELLLHYQPQLDMERGTLIGAEALLRWWQPASGLTPPDRFIPLAEESGLIVPIGEWVLYAACRQAKTWLDKGLSFGSVSVNIATPQIQRGNLVQLVQRVLDETGLPPHCLELEVTESVVMDDFDQAAAVLRGVRDLGVRLAMDDFGTGYSSLANLKRLPIEQLKIDKSFVRDIPSDLNDIAITRAVIALALSLQMEVIAEGVETEEQREFLIQEGCRLGQGYLFQRPLPADQFETWVSELLNTC, encoded by the coding sequence ATGACTGGCGCTGCCAAGTCCGATAATCCCCAGAGTGTTAGCGCGACTCTGCTGCGCAGCCTGATAGAGACTCTGCCTGACCTGGTTTGGCTGAAAGATCCCGACGGTGCCTATCTGGTATGCAACCGACGGGTGCAGCGTCTGTACGGGGTCCCCGAAGCGGAGATTATCGGCAAAACCGATTTTGACTTGGTCTCCAGGGAGCAGGCGGAGTTCTTTTGCCGACAGGACCGGCTGGCCATGGAGTCGGAAACCCCCCTTGTCTATGACGAGTGGGTCACTTATGCCGATGATGGTCGCCAGGAGTTGCTGGAAACCATCAAAACACCGATGTATGACAGTGATGGGAGCCTGATCGGTGTACTGGGTATCGGTCGCGATGTCACTGACAGGCAGCGGACCGAAACCGAACTGCGCGAGTTCAAGGAGCGTCTTACCGAAGTGCAACGCCTCTCCAGCAGCGGCAACTGGGAGATGGACCTGGTGGCGGACAAGCTCTGGTGGTCTGATGAGGTGTACCGGATCTTTGAAGTCGACCCATCGGAGTTTGTCCCCAGCTTTGAAACTTTTATGTCACTGGTCCACCCGGAGGATCGGGAGGCTGTGGCTACTGCCTACCAGGCGTCTTTAAAGCGGCGGGAGTCCTACGACCAGGTGCATCGGGTGTTGCTGGCGAATGGGCGAATTAAGTTTATCCGGGAGCACTGCAACACGGTTGTTGCGGAAGACGGTACACCGTTGCGGTCCCTGGGTATGATTCAGGATATCACCAACCAGGTTGAGGCTCAGCAGGCCCTTGCCCTGAGTGAACAGCGCCACCAGACCATGTTGGATAATGCGCCGGCAGTGGTCTACCTGAAAGACCTGGATGGTCGTTACCTCATGGTCAACAAGCGGTATGAACGTTTGTTGAATGTTGATCAGCAGGATGTGATCGGCCGGCAGGATACCGAACTGTTCCCCATCGAGCAGGCCCTGGTGCTGCAGGCGAATGACAAGCAGGTGCGGGAAAGCGGTGCCGCGCTGCAGGTTGAGGAGCAGGTTCATCAGGATGACGGCATACACACCTACCTGTCGATCAAGTTTCCGGTACGGGATGTCCAGGGAGAAATCTATGCGGTATGCGGTATCTCCACCGACATCACGGAGAACAAACAGGCTGAAGAGCGATTAAGGCAGTCGGCAGCGGTTTTTGAAAATATCTCGGAAGGCATGCTGATAACCGATCTGGACGCGCGGATACTGGATGTCAACAAGTCGTTCTGCGATATCAGTGGCTATAGCCGGGAAGAGGTGCTGGGCGCCAATCCCCGTATGTGGCGATCCGACCGGCACGATACCGATTTTTATCGTGCCATGTGGCATTCAATTATCCATGAAGGTCATTGGCGCGGAGAGATCTGGAATCGCCGCAAGAACGGCAACGTCTATCCCGCCCAGTTAATCATTAACGCGATCAGCGATGATCAGAATAACGCCACCCATTACGTGGCGCTGTTTTCCGATATCACCCATCTTAAACAGTCGGAAGAACAACTGGAGCGTCTGGCGCACCATGATCCGTTGACCGAACTGCCCAACCGGCTGCTGTTCCATGCCAGGCTCAGTCACGCACTGGACCAGTGCACCCGAAGCAGCCGGCAGTTGTCACTGCTGTTTATTGACCTGGACCGGTTCAAGGATATCAATGACAGCTTTGGTCACGTGGTGGGAGATGAACTGCTGCGCCAGGTTGCGAAACGCCTGACGGAGTCCCTGCGCCGGGAAGATACGGTAGCCCGAATCGGTGGCGATGAGTTTATCGTGCTGCTGGAGAATTGCGGGCAGCCGTCCCAGGTGGCGGCGGCGGCGGAGAAGATTCTCACCAGTTTTGAAGCCCCTTTCAAGTTGCTGGGGCGGGAAGCGTTTATCTCCCCCAGTATCGGAATCAGTGTCTATCCCCGGGATGGACGCGACTGTGGCTCGTTGATGCGTAATGCAGATACCGCCATGTACCGGGCCAAGGAGGCGGGGCGCAATAGCTACGCCTTCTACACCGAGGAGATGACCGCACAGGCGTTGCAGCGGGTGCTGCTGGAGAACAACCTGCGCAAGGCGGTGGAGCAGGATGAGCTGCTGCTGCACTATCAACCGCAACTGGACATGGAGCGTGGCACCCTGATCGGCGCCGAGGCGTTGTTACGCTGGTGGCAGCCGGCATCGGGATTGACACCACCGGATCGCTTTATTCCCCTGGCGGAGGAGAGTGGCCTGATCGTACCGATCGGCGAATGGGTGCTGTATGCCGCCTGTCGCCAGGCGAAAACCTGGCTGGACAAGGGGCTGTCGTTTGGCAGTGTCTCGGTTAATATCGCGACCCCCCAGATACAGCGGGGTAACCTGGTGCAACTGGTGCAGCGGGTGCTGGATGAGACCGGGCTGCCGCCGCACTGCCTGGAACTGGAAGTGACCGAGAGTGTGGTGATGGATGACTTCGATCAGGCGGCGGCGGTGTTGCGGGGCGTGCGCGATCTGGGTGTTCGGCTGGCGATGGATGACTTTGGCACCGGCTACTCATCACTGGCCAACCTGAAACGGTTGCCGATCGAGCAGTTGAAGATTGATAAATCCTTTGTCCGGGATATCCCCAGCGACCTGAACGATATCGCCATTACCCGGGCGGTAATCGCCCTGGCACTGAGCCTGCAGATGGAGGTGATTGCAGAGGGCGTGGAGACTGAAGAGCAACGGGAGTTTCTGATACAGGAGGGGTGTCGCTTGGGCCAGGGGTACCTTTTCCAGCGGCCGTTGCCGGCGGATCAGTTTGAAACCTGGGTCAGCGAGCTGCTGAACACCTGCTGA
- a CDS encoding aldo/keto reductase, whose protein sequence is MPHLPILNRRQFMQASASLAAGLLLPGGVAAANQTIRKAIPSSGELLPVIGMGTSRTFETGGDADMLARLGEVIQAFFDHGGGMIDSSPMYGSAQQVIGQLLPTINGEKNLFAATKVWTRGRESGLRQMEESRRLWGVERFDLMQIHNLLDWETHLESLLQMKADGTIRYVGITTSHGRDHNALERILQQHPFDFVQLTYNLGNREAESRLLPIAQERGIGVIVNRPFQRGALFRKVKGKPVPAWAEEFGCASWGQFFLKFAVSHPAVTCAIPATTKVKHMRDNMQAGWGQLPDPEQRARMITYFASL, encoded by the coding sequence ATGCCCCATCTACCAATCCTGAACCGTCGTCAGTTTATGCAGGCCAGCGCCAGCCTGGCCGCCGGTCTGTTACTGCCCGGCGGTGTTGCCGCAGCCAACCAGACCATACGCAAGGCGATCCCCTCAAGTGGCGAACTGCTGCCGGTGATCGGCATGGGTACTTCACGTACTTTTGAGACCGGCGGTGATGCCGACATGCTGGCCCGTCTGGGGGAGGTGATACAGGCGTTTTTCGATCACGGTGGTGGCATGATCGACTCCTCCCCCATGTACGGCTCGGCCCAGCAGGTGATTGGTCAGCTGCTGCCGACCATAAACGGGGAGAAAAATCTGTTTGCCGCCACCAAGGTGTGGACCCGCGGGCGGGAGAGCGGTCTCCGCCAGATGGAAGAGTCCCGGCGCCTGTGGGGTGTGGAGCGTTTCGACCTGATGCAGATCCACAACCTGCTGGATTGGGAGACTCACCTGGAGAGCCTGTTGCAGATGAAGGCCGATGGGACGATCCGTTATGTGGGCATCACCACCTCCCACGGCCGGGACCACAACGCTCTGGAGCGCATCCTGCAGCAGCATCCGTTCGATTTCGTGCAATTGACCTACAACCTGGGCAACCGGGAGGCGGAGTCACGTCTGCTGCCGATTGCCCAGGAACGGGGCATCGGAGTGATTGTGAACCGGCCGTTTCAACGCGGCGCCCTGTTCCGCAAGGTAAAGGGCAAACCCGTACCGGCATGGGCAGAGGAGTTCGGCTGTGCCAGTTGGGGACAGTTCTTCCTGAAGTTTGCCGTCTCCCACCCGGCGGTGACCTGCGCCATTCCGGCCACCACAAAGGTCAAACACATGCGGGACAATATGCAGGCGGGCTGGGGACAGCTTCCCGATCCCGAACAACGGGCGCGAATGATCACCTACTTCGCGTCACTGTGA
- a CDS encoding DUF1330 domain-containing protein, producing MSAYLVVDTRINNPDRYEEYKRLAKPIAEKFGGVYRVRGGVMDIRQSELWTPTRIVIIEFPDMRSAQAFVDSDEYAPVKAMRLDNADCTLFIVDGG from the coding sequence ATGAGCGCATACCTGGTGGTAGACACCCGGATCAACAATCCAGACCGGTATGAAGAGTACAAAAGGCTGGCCAAACCGATTGCTGAAAAATTCGGCGGTGTCTATCGCGTCAGGGGAGGCGTCATGGATATCAGGCAGAGCGAGCTGTGGACACCCACCCGGATAGTGATCATCGAATTCCCCGACATGAGGAGCGCCCAGGCATTTGTGGACTCGGATGAGTATGCCCCGGTCAAGGCCATGCGTCTGGACAACGCCGACTGCACACTGTTTATCGTGGACGGCGGCTAA